A genomic stretch from Mya arenaria isolate MELC-2E11 chromosome 10, ASM2691426v1 includes:
- the LOC128206479 gene encoding insulin-like growth factor-binding protein complex acid labile subunit → MDTLVCRCAFLVVLILITEVSGRPGFGLCKFENKTSYTDAYCNGKGNHQTLSKEKFPLDVYRLYVSNFIFQNLSMETFPPLLNVTKFYAKENDIWHMEDNTFLYFSSLNEVSISNCTIKNITQIFQAISSVKVNVTLSIEWMRLTNLNDKQPLMHGDANLTNLTLGGNDISELDTRLFARLNRLQHLSVVRNSISHFSANNSQLKGVKTLDLQNNRLNASTARFCLENGKSLFPNLLILNVGYNSISVITNSTFLGLQHLKVLDLTHNDISNLDIASMAHLISLQRLVLKQNWIQTFSGLTPGNFPPKLTYLDLKDNQISPFLPALCSNGSATKNKLVTLNLRYNRIRRITSNNTSCLVNLKRLYLRKNAIKEIQNNAFTHLKSLRVLKIDNQLFGVQNISDYAFNLSHLVLLDLQKNFMLLNDRKFENIFFSSPHLKKLHLSDNQVNNITGLLKLITPLKNLTFLKLERVGLEKFPFEILSRLQTLRSIHLDQNNIKLLSLPPSSQFSTSIKYLSISYNTLHFRHKLLLPQPIMSSLKFLNIGHNLFDCSCSEISRWLRYQIKEVPSGTFFQNVKLLDWPDSYKCHFPQDMAGTLLRDYRRTEEDCKIPNKLIPVYIYFASSCFVVTVIASIAFWKRWYILYYLHKFKKSCKRKMAANPELTHLLNHDEETYDAYVIYSENDGGFVLGDFRKLVEEQLNFKLHIWDRDGSIGNARSDSYFDAIEASRHVLIIVSDNIFKDAWCEFQINIALMRNVETEGRKKMFLVILSNLNVESMKKSGCSLLAKTSSGKWCETENEIRQKVFTQDIKATLSH, encoded by the coding sequence ATGGATACATTAGTGTGCAGGTGTGCATTTTTAGTTGTGCTGATACTCATAACGGAGGTTAGCGGCCGACCTGGATTTGGCCTTTGcaagtttgaaaacaaaactagTTACACTGATGCTTATTGCAACGGAAAGGGAAACCACCAAACACTCAGCAAAGAAAAGTTTCCACTGGACGTTTATAGGCTTTATGTCTCTAACTTTATTTTCCAAAACCTTTCAATGGAAACGTTCCCTCCTTTGCTAAATGTGACGAAGTTTTATGCCAAGGAAAATGATATATGGCATATGGAGGATAACACTTTCTTGTATTTTTCATCCCTTAATGAGGTATCGATTTCAAATTGTACaatcaaaaacataacacaaatttTTCAAGCAATTAGCAGTGTGAAAGTCAACGTTACCCTTTCTATCGAATGGATGAGACTTACGAATTTGAATGATAAGCAGCCATTGATGCACGGTGACGCTAATCTGACTAATCTAACGCTCGGCGGAAACGATATTTCGGAATTGGACACTCGTTTATTTGCTCGACTCAATCGTTTACAACATCTGTCCGTTGTTCGGAACAGTATCAGCCATTTCTCTGCTAATAATTCACAACTTAAAGGCGTAAAAACATTAGACTTACAAAACAACAGACTAAATGCTAGTACAGCCAGATTTTGTTTAGAAAACGGCAAGAGTTTATTTCCAAATCTCTTGATTTTAAACGTTGGATATAACAGTATTTCAGTTATCACTAACAGTACATTCCTTGGTTTACAACACCTGAAAGTTCTTGATCTCACTCATAATGATATATCAAATTTGGATATAGCAAGCATGGCACATCTCATTTCGCTTCAACGATTGGTTCTCAAACAAAACTGGATTCAAACATTTTCAGGTCTTACACCAGGAAACTTCCCTCCAAAACTGACGTATTTGGATTTAAAGGACAATCAGATTTCACCATTTTTGCCAGCTCTATGTTCTAACGGCAGTGCAACTAAGAACAAACTAGTGACTTTGAACCTCCGATACAATCGTATAAGAAGAATAACTAGTAACAATACTTCGTGCTTAGTTAACCTGAAAAGACTGTATCTCCGTAAGAATGCAATCAAAGAAATACAGAATAATGCTTTCACACACTTAAAAAGTCTCCGcgttttgaaaattgataacCAATTGTTTGGGGTCCAAAATATATCCGATTACGCCTTTAATCTTTCCCATCTTGTGTTATTAGATCTGCAGAAgaattttatgttattaaatgatCGTAAGTTTgagaatattttcttttcaagcCCGCATTTAAAAAAACTGCATTTATCTGACAACCAAGTTAACAATATTACTGGTCTTCTGAAATTGATCACGCCTTTAAAAAATCTTACATTTCTTAAATTGGAAAGAGTAGGGCTGGAAAAATTTCCTTTTGAAATTCTAAGCAGGTTACAGACTTTGAGAAGCATACATTTGGATCAGaacaacattaaattattgTCTCTCCCACCCTCCTCGCAGTTTTCTACTTCAATCAAATACCTGTCCATATCTTATAACACACTACATTTTCGGCACAAACTATTACTTCCTCAACCAATCATGTCTTCATTAAAGTTTCTTAACATAGGTCACAACTTGTTTGACTGTTCTTGTAGCGAAATTTCCAGATGGTTGAGGTACCAGATTAAAGAAGTACCTTCGGGCACATTCTTTCAGAACGTTAAACTACTCGACTGGCCAGATAGTTACAAATGCCATTTCCCCCAGGATATGGCCGGGACGTTGCTTAGAGATTATCGACGAACTGAGGAAGATTGCAAAATACCAAACAAACTCATAcctgtttacatttattttgccTCTTCGTGTTTTGTGGTCACTGTTATTGCATCGATTGCCTTTTGGAAAAGGTGGTATATATTGTACTACTTGCACAAATTTAAGAAAAGCTGCAAGAGGAAAATGGCAGCCAACCCAGAACTAACTCACCTCTTAAATCACGATGAGGAAACTTACGACGCGTATGTTATCTACAGTGAAAACGATGGCGGTTTTGTCCTTGGAGATTTCCGAAAGCTTGTTGAAGAACAACTAAACTTCAAGCTTCATATTTGGGACAGGGACGGCAGTATTGGAAATGCAAGATCAGATTCCTACTTCGATGCCATAGAAGCGTCCAGACATGTGCTTATAATCGTTTCTGACAATATCTTCAAAGATGCTTGGTGCGAGTTCCAGATTAACATTGCTTTGATGAGAAACGTAGAGACGGAGGGACGAAAGAAAATGTTTCTAGTTATTTTGAGTAACCTTAATGTAGAATCCATGAAGAAATCGGGGTGTTCGTTGCTTGCCAAAACGTCTTCAGGAAAATGGTGCGAAACGGAAAATGAGATACGGCAAAAAGTGTTTACACAAGATATAAAAGCCACTCTTAGTCattga